In one window of Nakamurella alba DNA:
- a CDS encoding NAD(P)/FAD-dependent oxidoreductase yields MREIVIVGGGYAGFYTAWGLERRLRRGEARVTVVDPLPYMTYQPFLPEVLAGSVEARHAVVPLRRHLRRTRLLAGYVTRIDHARRLLTVRLPDGTSTELPYDDVVVTAGAITRSFPVPGVPEQAIGLKYVEEAVAVRDHLLGSLDRAAALPPGPERRRLLTVTVVGGGFAGVEAFGEALSLLTDQALRYPELDPGEIELHLVEASGRVLPEVGERTGRWVVRELQGRGGRIHLRTTVTSAVDGHIVLSDGQEYDSGLLLWTAGLAANPVIARHTDLPLDGRGLVVVRPDLRVGTAGEPVDGAWAAGDDAAVPDLARGAGTFTVPNAQHAVRQGRLLAGNIIRSLRGHPLQDYRHRSLGAVATLGLGRGVFQWGPLVVKGFPAWLMHRGYHVLAVPGWERKIRVAAGWLTALLLGRDTASLEAVQHPRHGFVHAGEPWPAASVSAALHSLPDPADRTA; encoded by the coding sequence ATGCGGGAGATCGTGATCGTCGGTGGCGGCTATGCCGGCTTCTACACGGCATGGGGGCTGGAGCGCCGGTTGCGGCGCGGCGAGGCCCGGGTCACCGTCGTGGACCCGTTGCCCTACATGACCTATCAGCCGTTCCTGCCCGAGGTGCTGGCCGGTTCGGTCGAGGCCAGACACGCCGTCGTCCCGCTGCGCCGACATCTGCGGCGCACCCGGTTGCTCGCCGGCTACGTGACCCGGATCGACCACGCCCGGCGGCTGCTCACCGTCCGGTTGCCCGACGGGACGTCCACCGAGCTTCCCTACGACGACGTGGTGGTGACCGCCGGCGCGATCACCCGGTCGTTCCCGGTGCCGGGCGTGCCGGAGCAGGCGATCGGACTCAAGTACGTGGAAGAAGCGGTCGCCGTCCGGGACCACCTGCTCGGCAGCCTGGACCGGGCTGCGGCACTGCCGCCCGGTCCGGAGCGGCGCCGGCTGCTGACGGTGACGGTCGTCGGCGGCGGATTCGCCGGGGTCGAGGCGTTCGGCGAGGCGCTCTCGCTGTTGACCGACCAGGCACTCCGGTACCCCGAACTGGACCCGGGAGAGATCGAGCTGCACCTGGTGGAGGCATCCGGCCGGGTCCTGCCCGAGGTGGGGGAGCGCACCGGCCGCTGGGTGGTCCGCGAGCTGCAGGGTCGCGGCGGGCGGATCCACCTCCGGACCACCGTGACCTCCGCGGTCGATGGTCACATCGTGCTGTCCGACGGACAGGAGTACGACAGCGGACTGCTGCTCTGGACCGCAGGGCTGGCGGCCAACCCGGTGATCGCCCGGCACACCGATCTCCCGCTCGACGGTCGCGGCCTGGTCGTGGTCCGGCCCGATCTGCGGGTGGGAACGGCAGGCGAGCCGGTCGACGGTGCGTGGGCCGCCGGGGACGACGCCGCGGTCCCGGACCTGGCGCGCGGGGCCGGTACCTTCACGGTGCCGAATGCGCAGCACGCCGTCCGTCAGGGCCGACTGCTGGCGGGAAACATCATCCGTTCGTTGCGTGGCCACCCGCTGCAGGACTACCGCCACCGCAGTCTGGGAGCAGTGGCCACCCTCGGGTTGGGACGTGGCGTCTTCCAATGGGGCCCGCTGGTGGTGAAGGGCTTCCCGGCCTGGCTGATGCACCGCGGCTACCACGTGCTCGCGGTGCCCGGCTGGGAGCGCAAGATCCGGGTCGCGGCCGGTTGGCTGACCGCGTTGCTGCTCGGTCGGGACACGGCGTCGCTGGAAGCGGTGCAGCACCCCCGCCACGGCTTCGTCCACGCCGGAGAACCCTGGCCGGCCGCCTCGGTGAGCGCTGCGCTGCACTCGCTGCCCGACCCGGCCGACCGCACCGCATGA
- a CDS encoding alpha-hydroxy acid oxidase, translating into MSNVKRQMPKPSDFAELLSFKKPELNGTKRRLAAALTIEDLRRIAKRRTPRAAFDYTDGAADGELSLARARQAFEDVEFHPSILRDVSKVDTSTTVFGGPSALPFGIAPTGFTRLMHTEGEIAGAGAAAAAGIPFTLSTLGTTSIEDVKAANPLGRNWFQLYVMRQREISFGLVERAAKAGFDTLFFTVDTPVAGARLRDKRNGFSIPPQLTARTIVNAIPRPWWWWDFLTTPKLEFASLSSTGGTVGELLNSAMDPTISFDDLDVIRSIWPGKLVVKGVQNVEDSRRLADLGVDGIVLSNHGGRQLDRAPVPFHLLPSVVREVGADVEVVVDTGIMNGADVVASIALGAKFTLIGRAYLYGLMAGGRAGVDRTIQILTDQVIRTMQLLQVSEVAELTPAHVTQLHRLGRFEAPAEDLPR; encoded by the coding sequence ATGTCGAACGTGAAGCGGCAGATGCCCAAGCCGTCGGACTTCGCCGAGCTGCTGTCGTTCAAGAAGCCCGAGCTCAACGGCACGAAGCGCCGGCTGGCAGCGGCGCTCACCATCGAGGACCTGCGGCGGATCGCCAAGCGCCGGACCCCGCGCGCAGCGTTCGACTACACCGACGGCGCCGCCGACGGCGAGCTGTCACTGGCCCGGGCACGCCAGGCGTTCGAGGACGTGGAGTTCCACCCGTCGATCCTGCGCGACGTGTCCAAGGTGGACACCTCCACCACCGTGTTCGGCGGCCCGTCGGCGCTGCCCTTCGGCATCGCGCCGACGGGTTTCACCCGGCTGATGCACACCGAGGGCGAGATCGCCGGCGCGGGCGCAGCGGCCGCCGCCGGCATCCCGTTCACCCTCTCCACCCTGGGCACCACGTCCATCGAGGACGTCAAGGCAGCGAACCCGCTGGGGCGCAACTGGTTCCAGCTGTACGTCATGCGCCAGCGGGAGATCTCGTTCGGTCTGGTCGAGCGGGCCGCGAAGGCAGGTTTCGACACCCTGTTCTTCACCGTCGACACCCCGGTGGCCGGCGCCCGGCTGCGGGACAAGCGGAACGGCTTCTCCATCCCGCCGCAGCTGACCGCGCGCACCATCGTCAACGCGATCCCGCGGCCCTGGTGGTGGTGGGACTTCCTGACCACTCCGAAGCTCGAGTTCGCGTCGCTGTCCTCGACCGGCGGCACCGTCGGCGAGCTGCTCAACTCGGCGATGGACCCGACGATCTCCTTCGACGACCTCGACGTGATCCGATCGATCTGGCCCGGCAAGCTGGTGGTCAAGGGCGTGCAGAACGTCGAGGACTCCCGCCGGCTGGCCGATCTCGGTGTCGACGGCATCGTGCTGTCCAACCACGGCGGACGTCAGCTCGACCGGGCACCGGTCCCCTTCCACCTGCTGCCCTCGGTGGTCCGCGAGGTCGGGGCCGATGTCGAGGTGGTGGTCGACACCGGGATCATGAACGGCGCCGACGTCGTGGCGAGCATCGCGCTGGGCGCGAAGTTCACCCTCATCGGGCGGGCGTACCTGTACGGCCTGATGGCCGGTGGCCGCGCCGGGGTCGACCGGACCATCCAGATACTCACCGACCAGGTCATCCGCACCATGCAGCTGCTGCAGGTGTCGGAGGTCGCGGAGCTGACACCGGCTCACGTCACCCAGCTGCACCGGCTGGGTCGCTTCGAGGCGCCTGCGGAGGACCTCCCCCGCTAG
- a CDS encoding ABC transporter permease, whose product MTAIDDGHVGTSDEADRDVAARSLTARLDRQSRRKTAWFCAVLGIGVLVLGFTAGGLSTRLAVGNGSVNSLPIGAPVWVFGVVAGLVCLVSAVVVFRQDGTGGRRAGRLRGGLLALSVFAAIVGVVAWAARGEQASLSGILALSVTASIPIILGSTSGVLAERAGTFNIAIEGQMLIGAFLSALVSSITGSAWIGVATAILGGLAWGCLLGVLTIRYAVSQVVAGFVLVGLAAGLTAFLTEQVMVPDLATFNSPETLGTLTIPLLSDIPVIGPALFRQSPLFYVAVLIAVVTQIVLYRTRTGLRIRAVGENPAAVESSGVQPRRIRFWATAASGAIGGVGGAAFTVGSAGQFVAGMSSGLGFVALAAVILGSWRVPQAAASALLFGFATSISGVFGLLKVDIPPALMLTAPYVITILVVSGVVAKGKGPAAAGGSI is encoded by the coding sequence ATGACCGCGATCGACGACGGACACGTCGGGACCTCCGACGAAGCGGACCGGGACGTCGCCGCCCGGTCGCTGACCGCCCGGCTGGACCGGCAGTCCCGGCGCAAGACCGCCTGGTTCTGTGCGGTGCTCGGGATCGGCGTGCTGGTCCTGGGTTTCACCGCAGGAGGGCTGTCCACCCGGCTCGCCGTCGGCAACGGGTCGGTCAACTCGCTGCCGATCGGTGCGCCGGTCTGGGTGTTCGGGGTGGTCGCCGGGCTGGTCTGCCTGGTCTCGGCCGTGGTGGTCTTCCGCCAGGACGGCACCGGAGGCCGTCGCGCCGGGCGGCTGCGCGGTGGGCTGCTGGCCCTGTCCGTGTTCGCCGCGATCGTCGGCGTGGTGGCCTGGGCCGCCCGCGGCGAACAGGCCTCGCTCAGCGGCATCCTCGCCCTCAGTGTCACCGCCTCGATCCCGATCATCCTGGGCTCGACCTCCGGCGTGCTGGCCGAGCGGGCCGGCACGTTCAACATCGCCATCGAAGGTCAGATGCTGATCGGCGCCTTCCTGTCGGCCCTGGTGTCCTCGATCACCGGCAGCGCCTGGATCGGCGTGGCCACCGCGATTCTCGGCGGTCTCGCCTGGGGATGCCTGCTCGGCGTCCTGACCATCCGGTACGCCGTGTCGCAGGTGGTCGCCGGGTTCGTGCTGGTCGGTCTCGCCGCCGGGCTCACCGCGTTCCTCACCGAGCAGGTGATGGTGCCGGACCTGGCGACCTTCAACTCCCCGGAGACCCTGGGCACGCTGACCATCCCGCTGTTGTCGGACATCCCGGTGATCGGGCCGGCGCTGTTCCGGCAGAGCCCGCTGTTCTACGTCGCGGTGCTCATCGCCGTCGTCACCCAGATCGTGCTGTACCGGACCCGGACCGGGCTGCGCATCCGTGCGGTCGGCGAGAACCCGGCCGCCGTCGAGAGTTCCGGCGTACAGCCGCGCCGGATCCGGTTCTGGGCCACCGCCGCCTCCGGTGCCATCGGTGGCGTCGGCGGGGCCGCCTTCACCGTCGGCTCGGCCGGTCAGTTCGTGGCGGGCATGAGCTCGGGGCTCGGGTTCGTCGCACTGGCCGCGGTCATCCTCGGGTCCTGGCGGGTGCCGCAGGCGGCCGCGTCGGCGCTGCTCTTCGGTTTCGCCACGTCGATCTCGGGCGTGTTCGGCCTGCTGAAGGTCGACATTCCGCCGGCCCTGATGCTCACGGCGCCGTACGTGATCACCATCCTGGTGGTGTCCGGCGTCGTCGCGAAGGGCAAGGGCCCGGCCGCCGCCGGTGGTTCGATCTGA
- a CDS encoding BMP family lipoprotein, which translates to MLGRGRGLAGILATAVLLISACGDGGVTESTTTGAAADSAATSASSAAGSSGSAAAPVDYTGCLMVSSVGVADRSFNQQAWDAMQQAQDTLGITVKYLAQSGSIDYPQMGDQFVQEGCDLIVGMGFNTTETIERLAPENPDTDFILIDDAISSPQPNVSSLHYQTDQASFLAGYLAAGMSKTGTIGVVGNVSIPPVELYMDGYVNGVKYYAEQKSADVKAIGWDTEARTGTFVGNFTDTNKGKLLVESEIQQGADIVLALIGGGAEAIRAAGGPEKGYYLFWPDTDGCITNEADCDLFLSSVLKNIQVSLFDVVSQAVAGDLPDGVYEGTLANEGVGIAPFHDADAAVPQALKDELVKVQADIVAGTITTS; encoded by the coding sequence ATGCTGGGCCGTGGTCGCGGCCTCGCCGGGATCCTGGCCACCGCCGTACTGCTGATCTCCGCGTGCGGGGACGGCGGGGTCACCGAGTCCACCACCACCGGCGCCGCCGCCGACTCGGCCGCCACTTCCGCCTCGTCCGCCGCCGGTTCCAGCGGCTCGGCGGCGGCCCCGGTCGACTACACCGGTTGCCTCATGGTCAGCAGCGTCGGTGTCGCCGACCGCTCGTTCAACCAGCAGGCGTGGGACGCCATGCAGCAGGCGCAGGACACCCTGGGCATCACGGTCAAGTACCTGGCCCAGTCCGGCTCGATCGACTACCCGCAGATGGGCGACCAGTTCGTCCAGGAGGGGTGTGACCTGATCGTCGGCATGGGCTTCAACACCACCGAGACGATCGAGCGGCTGGCCCCGGAGAACCCGGACACCGACTTCATCCTGATCGACGACGCGATCAGCTCGCCGCAGCCGAACGTGTCCTCGCTGCACTACCAGACCGACCAGGCCTCCTTCCTGGCCGGCTACCTGGCCGCCGGCATGTCCAAGACCGGCACCATCGGTGTCGTCGGCAACGTGTCGATCCCGCCGGTGGAGCTGTACATGGACGGCTACGTCAACGGCGTGAAGTACTACGCCGAGCAGAAGTCCGCCGACGTCAAGGCGATCGGCTGGGACACCGAGGCACGGACCGGCACCTTCGTCGGCAACTTCACCGACACCAACAAGGGCAAGCTGCTCGTCGAGTCAGAGATCCAGCAGGGCGCGGACATCGTGCTGGCGCTGATCGGTGGCGGCGCCGAGGCGATCCGCGCCGCCGGTGGTCCGGAGAAGGGCTACTACCTGTTCTGGCCGGACACCGACGGCTGCATCACCAACGAGGCCGACTGCGACCTGTTCCTGTCCTCCGTCCTGAAGAACATCCAGGTCAGCCTCTTCGACGTGGTCTCGCAGGCCGTGGCCGGCGATCTGCCGGACGGCGTGTACGAAGGCACGCTGGCCAACGAGGGCGTCGGGATCGCGCCGTTCCACGACGCCGACGCGGCCGTGCCGCAGGCGCTGAAGGACGAGCTCGTGAAGGTCCAGGCGGACATCGTCGCCGGGACGATCACCACCAGCTGA
- a CDS encoding ABC transporter ATP-binding protein → MPEHVPADAALSTVAPSVTSEPHVQLRGLSKNYGTLRANDAIDLSVRKGEIHVLVGENGAGKSTLMGMLSGTVRPDAGQVVIAGEDVTGFDARQAIAAGVGMVHQHFRLVGAFTVAENIALGAEPVNRRGMLDRDAARAKAREVSVRFGLSLDADAVVEDMSVGMQQRVEIVKTLTRDAEILIFDEPTAVLTDEESASLFEVLRRLRDDGRAIIFITHKLREALALADTVSVLRRGRLVATRDPAATTVEELGTLMVGRQVVGTRREPTVIPDDAAVLLEIDDVSMGSRTLHGMPLRELSMQVRAGEVLGILGVDGNGQHEIVSVLTGLESPDTGTVRLSGTDMTGRGGRAFLEAGLGVIPADRHHEGLVLSMPISRNLVLDRRNDPRFVGRGGFFLRTKAIRENARAMIEKYDIRTQSAEQPASSLSGGNQQKVVIAREMERDISVMIAANPVRGLDVGSIEFVHRRLLELAGSGAAVVVVTSDIDEAMAVSDRIGVVVGGRFTGFVQAPFDRDVIGMLMGGEK, encoded by the coding sequence ATGCCCGAGCACGTCCCGGCCGACGCAGCCCTGTCGACCGTCGCGCCGTCAGTCACTTCCGAACCGCATGTGCAACTCCGTGGGCTGAGCAAGAACTACGGCACCCTGCGTGCCAACGACGCGATCGACCTGTCGGTGCGCAAGGGCGAGATCCATGTGCTGGTCGGCGAGAACGGCGCCGGCAAGAGCACCTTGATGGGCATGCTGTCCGGCACGGTCCGCCCTGATGCCGGGCAGGTCGTCATCGCCGGCGAGGACGTGACCGGGTTCGACGCGCGCCAGGCCATCGCCGCCGGGGTGGGCATGGTGCACCAGCACTTCCGGCTGGTCGGTGCGTTCACCGTGGCCGAGAACATCGCACTGGGCGCGGAACCGGTCAACCGGCGCGGCATGCTCGACCGGGACGCCGCCCGGGCCAAGGCCCGCGAGGTGTCGGTCCGGTTCGGGCTCTCGCTGGACGCCGACGCGGTGGTCGAGGACATGTCGGTCGGCATGCAGCAGCGTGTCGAGATCGTCAAGACATTGACCCGTGACGCGGAGATCCTGATCTTCGACGAGCCGACCGCGGTGCTCACCGACGAGGAGTCGGCCTCGCTGTTCGAGGTGCTCCGCCGGTTGCGCGACGACGGTCGCGCCATCATCTTCATCACCCACAAGCTGCGCGAGGCACTGGCTCTCGCCGACACGGTGTCGGTGCTGCGCCGTGGCCGGCTGGTCGCCACCCGGGACCCCGCGGCGACAACGGTCGAGGAACTCGGCACCCTGATGGTCGGCCGTCAGGTGGTGGGTACCCGCCGCGAGCCGACCGTGATCCCTGACGACGCAGCGGTGCTGCTGGAGATCGACGATGTCTCGATGGGCAGCCGGACGCTGCACGGCATGCCGCTGCGCGAGCTGTCGATGCAGGTGCGGGCCGGCGAGGTGCTGGGGATCCTCGGCGTCGACGGCAACGGGCAGCACGAGATCGTCTCCGTGCTCACCGGTCTCGAGTCACCGGACACGGGCACCGTGCGGCTGTCCGGCACGGACATGACCGGCCGCGGTGGCCGAGCCTTCCTGGAGGCCGGGCTCGGGGTCATCCCCGCCGACCGACACCACGAGGGCCTGGTGCTGTCGATGCCGATCTCCCGGAACCTCGTGCTGGACCGGCGCAACGACCCGAGGTTCGTCGGCCGCGGCGGATTCTTCCTGCGCACCAAGGCGATCCGGGAGAACGCCCGGGCGATGATCGAGAAGTACGACATCCGCACGCAGTCGGCCGAACAGCCCGCGTCCAGCCTGTCCGGTGGCAACCAGCAGAAGGTGGTCATCGCCCGGGAGATGGAGCGGGACATCTCGGTGATGATCGCCGCCAACCCGGTCCGCGGGCTCGACGTCGGATCGATCGAGTTCGTGCACCGCCGGCTGCTGGAGCTCGCCGGCTCCGGCGCCGCGGTGGTGGTGGTGACCTCGGACATCGACGAGGCCATGGCCGTGTCCGACCGCATCGGCGTCGTCGTCGGCGGTCGGTTCACCGGGTTCGTGCAGGCGCCGTTCGACCGGGACGTCATCGGCATGCTGATGGGAGGCGAGAAGTGA
- a CDS encoding NAD(P)-dependent oxidoreductase, with protein MPDIAMLERIAAGSPAGTTLIPWDWRTAPAPDRIADIELLVSDFSVAGPGPELYARMPGLTHVQLCSSGYEGWVRDLPATVGLSTGRGLHGASTAEAALAGVLSLLRRIPDAVAQQQRQIWDPLDVNVLGGRRVTVVGAGDIGRRLRTVLEALGCPVTTVGRSARDGVAPSTDLPELARTTDVLVLAVPLDDSTRGLVDARVLAALPAGAVVANVARGAVVDTDALAAHVSAGRVSAYLDVTDPEPLPAGHPLWTCPQVLITPHTGGGAIDWRERYADLVRDQLDRHARGLPLLHTVGTPG; from the coding sequence GTGCCGGACATCGCCATGCTCGAGAGGATCGCTGCCGGATCACCCGCCGGTACGACACTCATCCCGTGGGACTGGCGCACCGCGCCGGCGCCCGACCGGATCGCCGACATCGAGCTGCTGGTCTCGGACTTCAGCGTCGCCGGTCCGGGCCCGGAGCTCTACGCCCGGATGCCGGGCCTGACCCACGTCCAACTGTGCTCCTCCGGGTACGAGGGCTGGGTGCGGGACCTGCCGGCCACGGTCGGGTTGAGCACCGGTCGCGGCCTGCACGGCGCGTCGACGGCCGAGGCGGCGCTGGCCGGGGTGCTGTCGCTGCTGCGCCGCATTCCGGACGCCGTCGCGCAGCAGCAGCGCCAGATCTGGGACCCGTTGGATGTCAACGTACTCGGCGGTCGCCGGGTCACGGTGGTGGGTGCCGGCGACATCGGCCGCCGGCTGCGCACCGTGCTGGAGGCGCTGGGCTGCCCGGTCACCACCGTCGGCCGCAGCGCGCGGGACGGTGTGGCCCCGTCGACGGACCTGCCGGAGTTGGCCCGGACCACGGATGTGCTGGTGCTGGCGGTCCCGCTGGACGACAGCACCAGGGGGCTGGTCGATGCCCGGGTGCTGGCCGCGCTGCCGGCCGGCGCCGTCGTGGCCAACGTCGCGCGCGGGGCCGTGGTCGACACCGATGCGCTCGCCGCACATGTCAGCGCCGGGCGGGTCTCGGCCTATCTCGACGTCACCGACCCCGAACCACTGCCGGCCGGCCATCCGCTGTGGACCTGCCCGCAGGTGCTGATCACCCCGCACACCGGCGGCGGCGCGATCGACTGGCGGGAGCGGTACGCCGACCTGGTCCGCGACCAGCTCGACCGGCATGCGCGCGGACTGCCGCTGCTGCACACGGTCGGCACTCCCGGCTGA
- a CDS encoding ABC transporter permease, translating into MSTGTTPDAATGAASLTKPSPAGEGGTGAPAPKENPVGRAGRAVFAWFGTRQLPVIVLLSVITGLVISSVLVILTSEPLRVAWGGFFRYPGNALSKTGDQLGSFYSGLFKGSIVDPTALGAAFSDPSTANWRKALTPFANTITAAVPLAIAGVGLSICYRAGAFNIGSHAQIVGGGIGASWVGFSWPDMPWLPHVLLAFLAAAIGGAICGLIPGLLKAWTGASEVIVTIMLNYVLANFLIFLLSSTFFKVEGRGIDNPIGKTTVESASLTSMFPAFPVNAGLVVALLVVIFASLLLSRSRLGFEMQIAGAGTRAATVAGIKGKAVFVSAFVISGAVIGLAGGVQVLGVSHQLAIGFGTDIGTIAILVAFVGNISPWGAAAAALLYGALQAGGISAQLASGVSYQLTGVMQALIVMFVTAPALIAAIYRLRLRTSFLGGVR; encoded by the coding sequence GTGAGCACAGGAACCACTCCCGATGCCGCCACGGGCGCGGCCTCGCTGACGAAGCCTTCGCCCGCGGGCGAGGGCGGCACCGGTGCTCCGGCGCCGAAGGAGAACCCGGTCGGCCGGGCCGGCCGGGCGGTGTTCGCCTGGTTCGGCACGCGGCAGCTGCCGGTCATCGTGCTGCTGTCGGTGATCACCGGTCTGGTGATCTCCTCGGTGCTGGTGATCCTCACCTCCGAGCCGTTGCGGGTGGCCTGGGGCGGGTTCTTCCGCTACCCGGGCAACGCCCTGTCGAAGACCGGAGATCAGCTCGGCTCCTTCTATTCCGGCCTGTTCAAGGGGTCGATCGTCGATCCCACCGCGCTGGGCGCCGCCTTCTCCGACCCCAGCACGGCGAACTGGCGCAAGGCGCTGACTCCGTTCGCGAACACGATCACCGCTGCCGTACCGCTGGCGATCGCCGGTGTGGGGCTGTCCATCTGCTACCGGGCCGGCGCCTTCAACATCGGGTCGCACGCGCAGATCGTCGGTGGTGGCATCGGTGCCAGCTGGGTCGGGTTCAGCTGGCCGGACATGCCCTGGTTGCCGCACGTGCTACTTGCCTTCCTGGCGGCCGCGATCGGCGGCGCGATCTGCGGCCTGATCCCGGGTCTGCTGAAGGCCTGGACCGGCGCCAGCGAGGTGATCGTCACGATCATGCTGAACTACGTCCTGGCCAACTTCCTGATCTTCCTGCTGTCCTCGACCTTCTTCAAGGTGGAGGGTCGCGGCATCGACAACCCCATCGGCAAGACGACTGTCGAGTCCGCGTCGCTGACGTCGATGTTCCCCGCCTTCCCGGTGAACGCCGGGCTGGTGGTGGCGCTGCTGGTGGTGATCTTCGCGAGTCTGCTGCTGTCCCGCAGCCGGCTCGGCTTCGAGATGCAGATCGCCGGTGCGGGCACCCGGGCGGCGACGGTGGCCGGCATCAAGGGCAAGGCGGTGTTCGTGTCCGCGTTCGTGATCTCCGGGGCCGTGATCGGCCTGGCCGGCGGTGTCCAGGTGCTGGGCGTCTCGCACCAGCTGGCCATCGGCTTCGGCACCGACATCGGCACCATCGCCATCCTTGTCGCGTTCGTCGGCAACATCTCACCCTGGGGTGCCGCGGCCGCGGCCCTGCTCTACGGCGCGCTGCAGGCAGGTGGCATCTCCGCCCAGCTCGCCTCCGGCGTCAGCTACCAGCTGACCGGCGTGATGCAGGCACTCATCGTCATGTTCGTGACCGCGCCGGCGCTGATCGCCGCGATCTACCGGCTGCGACTGCGCACCAGCTTTCTCGGAGGTGTTCGATGA
- a CDS encoding pseudouridine-5'-phosphate glycosidase: protein MPPTLLISDPVAAALAENRPVVALESTIFTHGLPQPRNLEVALEAEDQLRSAGVEPATIGVVDGVPVVGLSTDEIVRLAAAPDNLKISIRDLPVARATGRSGGTTVAATALLAHRAGVKVFSTGGLGGVHRGASETFDESADLVALSVTPIVVVSAGVKSILDVGATLERLETLNITVLGYRTTTFPGFYVRDSGFEIGFRVDDPAEVAAVASARDELGLDSAVLVANPISEELQLDPQVHAEVLAQAIAGAEAAGITGNATTPYLLDHIQRVTGGRSLDVNVDVYRGNVGLGGEIAAALAKG from the coding sequence TTGCCCCCCACCCTGTTGATCTCCGATCCGGTTGCCGCTGCCCTGGCGGAGAACCGCCCGGTCGTCGCGCTCGAGTCGACGATCTTCACCCACGGCCTGCCGCAGCCGCGCAACCTCGAGGTGGCGCTGGAGGCGGAGGACCAGCTCCGGTCCGCCGGCGTCGAACCGGCCACCATCGGCGTTGTCGACGGGGTCCCGGTCGTGGGGCTGTCCACCGACGAGATCGTCCGGCTGGCAGCGGCCCCGGACAACCTCAAGATCAGCATCCGTGACCTGCCGGTGGCCCGGGCGACCGGCCGCAGCGGCGGCACCACGGTGGCCGCCACCGCCCTGTTGGCCCACCGCGCCGGGGTGAAGGTGTTCTCCACCGGCGGGCTGGGCGGTGTGCACCGCGGTGCCTCCGAGACCTTCGACGAGTCCGCGGATCTCGTGGCGCTGTCGGTGACCCCGATCGTCGTGGTGAGCGCCGGGGTGAAGTCCATCCTCGACGTCGGCGCGACCCTGGAGCGTCTGGAGACGCTGAACATCACCGTGCTCGGCTACCGCACCACCACCTTCCCCGGCTTCTACGTGCGCGACTCCGGCTTCGAGATCGGTTTCCGGGTCGACGATCCCGCCGAGGTGGCTGCGGTCGCGTCCGCCCGTGACGAGCTCGGGCTGGACTCGGCGGTGCTCGTCGCCAACCCGATCTCCGAGGAGCTGCAGCTCGACCCGCAGGTGCACGCCGAGGTGCTGGCCCAGGCGATCGCCGGTGCGGAGGCGGCCGGCATCACCGGCAACGCCACCACGCCCTACCTGCTCGACCACATCCAGCGGGTCACCGGCGGCCGCAGCCTCGACGTGAACGTCGACGTCTACCGCGGCAACGTCGGGCTGGGCGGCGAGATCGCGGCGGCGCTGGCCAAGGGCTGA
- a CDS encoding methyltransferase domain-containing protein — translation MTDTRRLSPRLLAIVDQLPLRPGLKVLEIGGGTGAAACAVARRVAPGGRVLMIDRSEKSLAIARRTGADVISDGLLEVRMAAVEEFVPEPADRPFELAFAIRVGVLDGRHPQAGTAALDRLRAAAAPGARLAVCGDGPLRWLDL, via the coding sequence ATGACGGACACGCGCCGACTGTCGCCACGGCTGCTGGCGATCGTCGACCAACTCCCGTTGCGCCCGGGGCTCAAGGTGCTGGAGATCGGCGGCGGCACCGGCGCTGCGGCCTGCGCGGTCGCGCGCCGGGTGGCGCCAGGCGGACGTGTTCTGATGATCGACCGGTCGGAGAAGTCGTTGGCGATCGCCCGGCGGACCGGGGCGGACGTGATCTCGGACGGCCTGCTCGAGGTGCGAATGGCGGCGGTGGAGGAGTTCGTCCCGGAGCCCGCGGACCGGCCGTTCGAGCTGGCCTTCGCGATCCGGGTCGGCGTGCTCGACGGACGGCATCCGCAGGCGGGCACGGCAGCCCTCGACCGACTCCGGGCCGCTGCGGCCCCGGGGGCGCGACTGGCCGTGTGCGGTGACGGACCGCTGCGCTGGCTCGATCTCTGA